In Fragaria vesca subsp. vesca linkage group LG1, FraVesHawaii_1.0, whole genome shotgun sequence, the sequence ATGGTGTCCAAAATTGTGAACACAAATGTGAAATAATAATGGCATGCAATCCCAAATTGGCCTTTCGGAAAATGGCCTCCTCATCTTAGAAAAAGGGTAACTTAATCTCAACAGCTATCTAAGCAAACAATATTTAATGAAGACCAAAAGTCATTGGCCTTTCTAAGTGTCTAAGAGTGACTTGAAATTGAAAGAAATGTTAAAGCATATATATGTGGAAAATTGGAAATCCAGAATGCCATCGGATCATTATTGATCAGTCCCAATTAATTTAAGCAAAGACAGAGGGGTAGGGGAGGTGAAATAAGCCACTGTGATCATCAGTGTTGGCATTGATTCAGGTCTGGCTATATTATAACAGAACAGTAGGAGGAGGAGGATGAGGATGAAGATGAAGACGAAGACGAAGATGAAGACGAGGAAGGAGGAGCTAGAATTATATATATGCATATACATATAGACAGTGACAGTTGCTTGGTACCCTCTCCTATTCATGCCAGTCCCGTTACGCGTAAGCACAAGCTGGCATTGCAGAACATGTCCTGCTCTGATCCAAGTTTACATGAAAATGAAGTACTGTTATATACTGTGTGGTTACTTCGAGTGCAGGCCACCCTTGGCCTTAGCCTGACTAATGCTACAAATGAATGATATGAATTCCTTCCTCTCCCTCCAAGTGTGATCTGTGATCATCATCATTCATGCCCCTCCTTGCCCTACCATGGAAGCATATATACATGAGTATTGAAGCAGATGAGGCCTAGCTAGCTTTGGCAGTTAAATACTTATGCTCCCTCCCTCCCTTCATCTATTTGAATTTCATATCTACTCATATGATGGGCCAAGTGACGATGAGTCGCAATCCTCATTCACTATTGCACTCAAACATATCACCTAGCCAGGACTAACATAGACAGGTAGGTAAATGCATATACGTACACAGTATTTCACTTTTCCAATGCCGATTACTAAAGTTTATCAACTCTGTCAAAAAAATGTACAAATGGGGTGAGTTTTTTTTTTGCGGGGTACTAGACATAAATAAAAATTGAAGAGGGCAATGATAGATTATATACAATATAGCAAGCAATATATAAAACAGAAAAAGAAAGTCCGGATGGAGCCATTTCACCAAGAGAAAGCAAGACAGAGAAGTGATTGCTAGGAGAGCCCATTCATGGATAATAGCAATGGAAACAGACTTTTCGAAAAGATATGACTCATGAGAGGAAGAGGGCTTTATGCAGTTTGCAGCAGCGGCAGCTTCTACTTAGCTTTGGAACCGATATCACATTCCTTGTGGACCTGCTTGTGCTACTAGTGCTGCTTCTGATAGCCCACATTGCCTAAAGCCAGACACATTGATATCACATATCTTATGAAGCCAAACAATCCGACCACCTACCGACAACGAAAGCCACCTTCATTTCAAAATCGACGATTTACCAACTCCAAAGGGCCACCCCCGCTTCTTTACTTAGTCGTTTAGGAATATATGTGTTATCTACTGAGCTTCAATATCTTTGAGGACCTTGTGGAACTTGATAATAGATAGGGATATAGAGCCCCCCTGAAGTTTTGGACAGTGTCGAGGTCATGATGGACAAGAGAGACATGGTGGCAAAGTTAGGCTAAGACTAACAGCTTTCACAATTCACATGCATGCCCCCCTTCCACTGTTCTATAGCGAGTCCCGGTTGGAATGATGTAGATGTCCCAGTATTACCCAGTGGAATCCCCATATAAGAGGGTCAGTTCTGTTTCGAGTAGTTGCTTGGAAGAGACATGGAAAAGGACTAGTCCTCCTGCAATTGGGAAAACACACTAGGGTGAGACCGGGAAGCCACTATTGTCGTTTCAATGAAGCACAAGCACGCGTACTATTCACTATGCTTGCTTGCGCCAAGTGGCTTTTTCTTTGGGTCCTTGCCTCTGTGCCTTTTGTGCCTTTGTGCTCGGTGCTCCCCAAAACCAAGAGGATCGGATCATTAGGTTTGGTGACAAGGCAGTTCACTAACAAAGTATTGATAGAAGTCTCAATTTCAACTAAAAAGGTGAAAATGAAGTGAGTCTTCAGTAAATTATTGTGACACCGTAAGTACAATGTTTAATGCAATGTGAAGAGTTTAAATTTTACATTGATATTTCTACCCTTTACCAGAAGAATTTCTCAAGAAAACCAGAGAACATGTATGTATCTCTTTGGCGTTTGGCCATGTGGACTTCACATGTTATGGTTCTCATGATTATGTACTGTCTGAGACAGTTAACTGATGTTTTCTTGTTCCTGGTTTACAAATAGCACAAACACAAAAACACATCACTGCAGCACTGCTACACAAACAAACCAAAACACAAAACCTCTTTCGAGTCCTAAGTCCTAACTAACTTGTGACATGAGGACAGACCTGAAAGTACTACTACCACCATAGCAAATGCACTTGTTATTGCGACATCAAAAGTTCAAAACAGTGTACTAGGAAAATCAACATCAATCATCAACTAAGCTCAGACAATCATGTTCCTCATCTCAGTCGGGTCATTAAGCAATCAACCTTCGCAGACACAGTCTCCGTCTTATCATACTCCGCACCGACACTAATCATCTGCCATATTGCCGCGAGTTAAGGCTCACCTCCGCCAATACTGTTTTATTTCCACAATGGAGCAGATGCAATCTTCATTCATCATGGTCAATATCGAAATTGCTGTGACGTCGCAGCGGGTTAACCCTCACCTCTAGAAACACTGTTCTATTTCTACAATGGAGCAGAACAATCTTCGGATTACCATAGTCACCGTCGACATTGTAACCAGTTATGATGTTGCACTGGGGTTCAGCTCACCTCCAGCAACACTGTTCTATACTTCTATATCTAAGTTGGTTATTCCTTGCTCGGGAAGACCCCAATCCCACAAGCCCATTAGCACAGCGCAACTACTGCAATATTCAAAATCCATTAAAGGCCCAGTGCGTATTGCTCATAAAAGCCTCTTATCTATGACGGATTCACGCCGACAACTAAATTGAAGAAAGCCAAGCGCAAACCCAGACAGCAAATGAGGCAAAGAGATTGAAGCTGTGCAACCAAGCAATCTTAGAACTGCTCATTTGGGATGCAGCAAATTTGAACAGGACATAGAGAGCACTCAAAAGATAAAACCAGTAACAAAATTTCACAAACGATAAATAACATTAGCCGAAGTAACATCTTAACTAAAACGATGCACTGTATTCAATACATAAGAGAAGTAAATCCAAATCCTGCTTATATGGCAGAAATTTCCAAAAGGATCGCGAAAAGAAACAATGGAGATTGAATGAAGCAAAGACTTCCTAACAAGGACTCTAGTTGTCAAATGCATCATCATCATCATCGGGAAGAGGTTGGGCAGCTGCTGCATTAAGCTCAGCCTCATGCCTGAAATAATATCAACAAACACCAAAGTGAGATGATTTACTTCTATGCCAAATTTTCATTCTACTGTCCATATATAACTTAACTTTTTTTGGTAATGATCATATAACTAACTTAGCCTCAAAACATCTAAACGTAGGAGAAAATCACATAGCAAGTTCATGAATGAATAGGGCCTTACTGTAGTTGAGTAGCCATGTCAATCTGGACTTCTGGGGGAGCAAGAGCTGGAGACTCGACGAAATGAAGATTGGCATCACTGAAATGAAGGCAATAATAATATTAATTATGAGTGTCCAAGCTTGTACATCATTAAAACAAAATGAGTCTATAGTTAATTACCCTGCAAGCTTCCTGGCCAGGTAGAGGAAAGGTTTCTCGAAATTGTAGTTGCTCTTTGCAGATATCTCATAGTACTGCAAGTTCTTCTTCCTATGGAAGGTCACCTGCTTAGCTTTAACCTGCCTGTTCTTCACATCAACCTTGTTCCCGCAGAGGACAATGGGAATGTTCTCACAAACCCTGATATTTTAAGAGACAAATGTAACAATTTGTCAGCAGGTGGGTAAACAAGACAACAAAAACAAGAACAGATTTCAATCTCTAGATTCATTCAACTCACCGGCAAAGATCACGATGCCATGTAGGAACATTCTTGTATGTCAACCTTGCAGTGACGTCGAACATAATGATTGCACATTGCCCATGGATGCTGCAAAATAAAAAAATAAATAAAAAAATTTAGAAAGACAACCCTTATTAGTTATTACAAACAATCGATAAAACCAAATCATGACAACTAAAGACGCATAGCCAGATACCACAGAGACAAGCACTGGTAATGAACCTATGTTCTGTTCAAAGAAGATGAGAAAGCAACGTGAACACATCTTCCCTAATGATTTACTTTCTTGTTTTCATATGAATACATTACATTCTCCCACCCAAATCATAAAAAGATTCTAGACAACAACCATACTCAAAGTCAATTGCATGCTTCTAAATCAGATATCAACAATCAACATATTGGTAGAGACCACTTACTAGTAACCATCTCGAAGGCCACCGAATTTCTCTTGCCCAGCAGTATCCCAGCAGTAAAACCGGATCTTCCCACAGTTTGTGAAGAAGTCTAGAGGATGAACCTCCACACCAATAGTTGCTGTTTCCAAAATAAACAAAAAACCATCAACATAAAACCCAAAATCCAAGCAACGGAGACAAATTGACAAATTGACCAATTTCAAAATTCAGAACGCGACTCTTACGTTCATATTTCTTCTCAAACTCTCCGGTAAGATGCCTCTTCACGAAAGTAGTTTTTCCTGCGCAATGCTCACACCAATCAGCCTAATCCAAAACTCATCCGCTTACAGTAAAAATAAACACTGATAAAATCAAGCCAAAATTTACAGAAAAACGTGAGCAGTAACAAATTAGATCAAATCGATCAAACCTACTTCAATCCTATCGGAACGAAACTCCAAAAGATCTAAAATTTACAGAAAAACGAGAGCGGTAACAAAATTAGAAGATCAAAAATTTACCGGTGCCTCCGTCGCCGACGATGACGAGCTTGAAGCTCGGATAATCCACAGTCTGTTGGTTTGGCAAAGCCTACAACATCAAAATCGAAATCAACACTAAACCCTAATTCCCAAAAACAAAAGCACAAACAAAGACGATCCAGAGCTAAAACCCTAAGGCATGATCGAGAAGAGAGAGAGAGAGAGTGAGAGAGAGGTACCATGATCGGTGAAGCGGCGGCGAAGTGAGAAATAGAGACGGCGATTTGGGGTTTAGAGGTAGGTAGAGGGAGGCGGAGGGGACTACTTATATAAGGCTGGGAGCGCGTGGCTTTAAATCGACGCGACTATCTCGCCCATATGATTTGCGTAGTTTTAACGCTGGGTTCTAGAAACCACCGTTGAGGTGTGGGGTGAGTGTAAAAGGGGGTGTAGAGAGATATTTTCTCCCCTTTTTGAATTTTGAAAGTTTGGATCTCTAATAACAAAGCTTTTGTTTACGGTTTTGATTTATTTGTGTTCTATAAGTGCAAAGATATTTTTCTAAATTTGAGAAAATAGGAAAAAGATTGAGTATAAATTCTATGTCGATTAGATTTGATGAATCAAACCGGATAAGAGGTATTATGTTTTGGATTTTTACTATCAATGCGTGTATAGTGAAGATTTAGATTTCGAGTTTTGAAAAACTGATAGAAAATGAGAGTACTGTAGCTACTCTTGATTTTCGATTGTAGCTGATGCGCTGCCCTCTTGACACTTGATACTCGATTATGGCCAATGGCAGAACCACGTTTGGGTCTGTGGTGTCCATACCTCTTCAGGTTTTCAAGCACTTCACGAAGCTACCAAGTTACTGGCAAATACATGAAAGTTATTGTTTCTTTTTTGTATGTTGTTGAGATTGTCTCTTTTATAGATTAACTCATTCCACACACACATGTATCTAGCAAGTGTAAATTGTTTTTAACTAATATGTATAAATATAATAATGTTTATGTTAAGGAGTTTCGATTACTCCTTAACAATATTAATATAAATTTATAAATTTTTTCTCTTGCTATAGCCAGTTCAGATTGCTATGATAGTCTGATACACGGTATTTCAAAACCCTCTCAAAATCGTGATTACATAATAAGATGAAACCATCAGAATGAATTTGTTTTGGTGATTCCGAAGACTTGCTACAGAAAGAACTAACGCATCAAAAAATACAGGAGGTTATCAAGCGTTAAACCCTAGAAACGATGAAGAGTTTACAAGCGTAAACTCATCAATAAAACTCTGGAATTCAACAATCAATCGTGTCAAAAATACTTTGGGTTCAATCCCATTATTTTTTTTTTTTTTAAATATATATTTAGGAGTTTCTTAAAGTCAAAAGTCCTCTTTGTCCCCGCGTATCCGGGTATATTACAAAATCGTACCACGTATCCGGACGTATCCCAGAGGCGTATCTACACTTGATTATGAGAGAAGAGAAAAACAATGGGCGCATAAACCCGGAAATAGAGAGACCACAGACGACCCGATTCTGGTTTTTAAGGCGAAGAACCTGAACCAATTGCCACAGATCTCAAGTCATGGCCACCTGGCCCTCCTCTTCCGACCCTTCTAATCAGTAAGCCCTTCAAAACCCACCCATAAATTATCTCTATGTTCTGTTTTCATCTCAATAATCGATTTGTTGCATGCATGAATGTATTTGGAAGGCAGCCTGAGGCAATAAGGAAGAGAAATAAGTCCGATCAAATTAAGTTCCTGATTCCTCTCATCTACGCCCCCGTGCTTCCCCTCAGTAAGTTTCGCCAATTCTGCTCGGCTTTTTTTGTGGTTCAGTCTGTGATGTTGTTCGTGTTTGACATCTTGGTTTTTGTGTTTTCTTGGTCAGTTCGGATCACGCTGCGGAAACAACCGGTTCTAAGGGACCGTCTGTTTATTGCTGTGTTGGCTGGGGCATTTGCTCATGGCACTTATTTGGTGTATCCTTTTGTTGAGATATCGAATTATTGTGATTGTTATAATGTTATACTTGGTGACATTCTGCTAAGAAATTGCTATGCTTGATTAAGAATGCGCCAAGTATTGATCTTTGCATTTGAATGGTTGAGGATGTTAGAAGTTGGAAATGATTAGTACATACTAAATGTTTATTTATTTTAGTATTTTGACTTAGCGAATTTGGATTGTTAGGGGATGCATTTGCAATGAGAGGCTGTAGAATAAGAAGTGTAACTGAACTCAGGGAGAGGTACAACTGCTTTGTTTCAGATGTTTAAGAGTGTGCGTAAATGTTAGCACAGAGAGTTGACGATGTCTGAGTGGAAAAGAGCGTGATAAAGCATGTTTCTTTCTGTAGTTGACGCTCGTTGTGTATATGTGCTCATCTGGTTTCTGTCTTACTAATGAGCGTTGGAAGTTCCGGTAGTAGTTCATACTTCATAGGGAAAGGGAGGATTGATCTTTAAGAGTGTATGTAGACATGCACAGGCAGTTTATGGTGGCTGAGAGCAGACAGGGAAGATAAATACAACTCTTTGTATAGTTGGGTGATGTTTTCATCCGCTTTCTTTATTTTGTCTCAGTTGTTCATTATTTATCGGGTTTCGTCTGTTGATGTTTCATTGGAGGAATAAGATGTTAGGACTTAGGGGAATTTGTTTTAGATAATTTGTTTGAATCACAAGCTCAAATTTATATTGGTAATATGGTACTGGATATGAGATTTCATAGATAGTAGAGTACCTCATTTTTTCTTTTCTGCTTGCAAGTTAGAGTTCTTCACTGCATCCTCTTGTGGTTCCTAGGGAGAATTAGCATTCAGTAGTTATTCTGAATTAATCCTTTGATTTAACCATGTTTAAGCAAAAGTTTTCATTCAAAGTAATACGGTATCAGAGTTATGTTCATGTAAATTTCTTCTCAAGAATCTTCCACTGTTATTAACTTTTTGCAACTCTATGTCTCGTCTTTTTTTTTCTTTGTATTCTGTTGTTGATCCTTAACAGACTTTTTGCAGGACGGATCTTTTTAATTGAGAGCAAGTAAAATTTGCACACATAGTTGAGATATGAGGTAGCGTACATCTCTTCAACAACTTTGAATTGTTTTGCGGATTCTTTGCAGCTCAATGCTTCAATGGCTCCCAGAGTATACTAATACAATTTTGATATTGTCTCTGGATGATTCCTAGATTATATCCAGTTATTATTAAGTATTTACTAGTCCATTTCTTTTCCTTTTCACTAGCTCTCAACAAGTTTTCAACACTGTTTTACTGATTACAATAAGAACACGATCGAAATTGTTTTGTTAATCTCTTTGGTGATCTTAGTTATGTATGTTGATATACTGTAGAGGACTTGCAGTCTGCCTTGCCAAACCTTAGCATACTATTACTATTTGGACAGTTAACCCCTTTTATAACTGATAGCAGTCTAATTGATGCGGATGTCTAGCAAGAGTTTGTTCTACCGAAAATCTGTTGGAACACTCTTGCTTCAAGTGAGATTTTGCCTCTGATTCTAAGTCCTTCCAATGCCAAATATCTGGCTAGGGTTGGTTGTCACAAGATGTCGCCATCATCAAGTCATGGACATTTCATGAGCTACATGCATTCCACAAAATAGTTGTGATGCACATAGGCATATTCCGATATCGGATTCTTTCTACGATTCGAGTCATGGACATTTCATGAGCTATATGCATTCCACAAAATAGTTGTGAATCACGTAGGCATATTCCGATATCGGATTCTTTCTACGATTCAGTATCTCAACCAAGATCCAAATATTCTGTATCCCACTTGCCACTTGTCCTTCCATCGATCCCCACATCAAATCCTAACCTCTGATAAACCCTAGCTCTGGAAATTCGACTAAAACCCCAAACTCCTAAAGCTTGCATAGGTCGCTCACTGGATTAGAGATTAATATAACTAATTAGGTCACATCATTCATCGTCAGATCCAATATTGATGCAAAGCATAGAGATATATAGTGTATACAAATCAATAATTACATACTTAATCAGCTTAATCACGCAATTAACTCAATAAACAAAGGGAAAATGAAAGCATAACATAAAATTAATGCCATCACCATCTTACACAAGTTCAACCCCTTTAAATCTACTTTAATAAAAAAAAATGAAAAAATAGATGATCTGGGGCTCCCTTCGATCCGATCCTAATTATCCAGGCGTTATTGACGCGGCCGGCTCAGAGATCGGACCGGTTCTTGAAATCGGAGGCGAGTCTGTTGGCGATGGAGGAGTGGTACATGGCGTCGTGAAACGTCTCCGTCTCGATGGTCTTGAGCCGGAGCTGCTTGGCCTTCTCCTCCGTGAAGCAGCCCGGCGCGAACCGGGATCGCTGCGGCGGCGGCTTGGACTCCGGTCCGGCCTCGGCCGGCTCGGTGGATTTGGAGTTGGTGGAGTCAATGTAGTCCGGTTCAGCGGACCAGCCGAAGAGGGGGCTCCACCACTTGGAGGTGCGGGCCGGGTCGGGCTTGCGGTTGGCGGCGGCGCACGGGGCGGTGAGGGATGGACGGAAGTGGATGAGATTGGTGGCCATTTTTAGAGAGAGAAAGAGATGAGAGAGAGAGAGAGAGAGCTTCTTCAAATGAACGTTTGCGTTGGGGTTGGAGTAATGTGCCAGTTTGCAGGTTGCGAATTTAAAGGGGAAGTGTGGGAAAAGTGGATAAGGACCGACAGTGTTCGTGTTCGTACAATAAATAACTCCGGGCACGTGTGAGCAGGGGCCCACTTTGGCTTTTTGAGTTTTGAATGAACATTCCTACCGGCTAATCCGGTCTCCGTTTAGATTTGGTCTTAGATGCCTACGGGATAGTGAATGGACCGTAATAGCCTCCTTTTCACTTTTTTTACTTTTTTCTTTTACTGTTGGCCTCTGTGATCACGGAGTCTTCAATATTATGTACACGGTGTGTAGTTTCACTTAGGGCATCTCTAAAAATGGTTGCCATACCTAAATTCATACTTAAAACCCATAAAAATTCATCTCCAACAATTAAAACTCATACTCAATTATGGGTTCCTACTACACAGACGACCCAAAATGGGTCGAGTTGCAAGGAGGAAACCCAAAACTGTAGACGCGGGACCCAGATGGCAACAAAAGGCAGCAGGTGCACGTGAAAGACTGGGTAGCGGCAGGAGCTACACGCGGTGAGCTTGGTCTGTGGAGAACGCGCGCTAAAGACAGAAAAACGGGCAGGCGAGGAGCGCGCGGGAGCGCGAGACGCGCCAATCACGCGTGAGCGGGAGATGCACACCTGCGGTTGAACCACGTGAGCTCGCTTCTGACCCTCCAAAGGTCCAAAAACGCTCGGCCCAGATTGAATGATCATTCAAATCATCAGGTCCAGAAAAAATAGGCCGAAAATTAAATAATTTGAATGAAAAAAATTTGGGTATGAGTATGGGTTTTGATATAATGGTTGGAGATGAAATATGAGT encodes:
- the LOC101310732 gene encoding GTP-binding nuclear protein Ran-3-like — protein: MALPNQQTVDYPSFKLVIVGDGGTGKTTFVKRHLTGEFEKKYEPTIGVEVHPLDFFTNCGKIRFYCWDTAGQEKFGGLRDGYYIHGQCAIIMFDVTARLTYKNVPTWHRDLCRVCENIPIVLCGNKVDVKNRQVKAKQVTFHRKKNLQYYEISAKSNYNFEKPFLYLARKLAGDANLHFVESPALAPPEVQIDMATQLQHEAELNAAAAQPLPDDDDDAFDN
- the LOC101311024 gene encoding uncharacterized protein LOC101311024 isoform 2, producing the protein MATWPSSSDPSNQQPEAIRKRNKSDQIKFLIPLIYAPVLPLIRITLRKQPVLRDRLFIAVLAGAFAHGTYLVTDLFN
- the LOC101311024 gene encoding uncharacterized protein LOC101311024 isoform 1, which gives rise to MATWPSSSDPSNQQPEAIRKRNKSDQIKFLIPLIYAPVLPLIRITLRKQPVLRDRLFIAVLAGAFAHGTYLVYPFVEISNYCDCYNVILGDILLRNCYA